Part of the Pseudomonas abietaniphila genome is shown below.
ACACGTCCTGGGGAACACCGCGGGCCGAGGGTCGACGACCATCTGTTCGATGACTGGCGCCTGCCGCTGACCAACGAGCTGAAAAAGCGCATCAAGGCCGATGTGGCGCAAAAGCTCCCGTCCCATGCCCAGCCAACCGCCGCCCAGTGGAAGATGATTTTCAGTGATACGCCCTCGACCTATGTCATCGCCGGCGCCGGCGCGGGTAAATCGACATCGCTGGTCTTGCGTGTGCTGCTGCTCAATCACTATTTAGGTTTCGAACTGGACTCGATGACCGTGGTGACCTTCACCCGTGAGTCGCGCAAGGACTTCATCAACAAGCTCATCGAGATCATGGGGCTCTGGGGGCACGACCTGTCGCTGCGCCAGGCTCGAGCGGTGGTGCGCACCTTCCACTCGCGCATTCTGCCGCTGGTGCGCAGCTTGCCGGGCTTCGAGCAGCTTCAGGCCTTCGAAAACCTCAGCAGTCAGAATGCCAATCTGTCGGGTGGTGACCTGTTCGGCAACACACTGCTGGACGATGGCGCGGACAGCAACCCCTTCGACCTGCGCATCAACGATGCCCAGCGCCAGCAGATGAACCTCTGCTATCGGGACCTGTACGCCGCCAATCCGCGCTTTCGTGAAGTGATGGCGCCGCTGTATCGGCATTCATTGCAACTGAAGGAACTGGATCGCGATCATCCGGATGTGCAAAAGCGCATCACCGTCATGGGGCTGTCGTCCAAGCGCGATGAAGAACTGTGCGACGTCATCGAGGACCTGTGGATTCGCGCTGGCGCCTGGCCGATTCAGGGCGTCGAGCCGATGCGTCAGACGGTCGAAGTCAGCGGCTTGACCTTTCACGTACACGGCTATGCCGCCGAACTGGACGCCTGGATCGTGCTCGGTTTCGACCCGAGCGAAGACCAGCACCTGCGCCGCCCGGACGCCAAGCTGCCGGTCTGGGCCGAGTGGGTCATCAAACGCACGCTGTTTCAGGCGTTCTGCCGCAAGCCGGTGATCTGGCTCGAGAACTACGAGGCGTCGCGCGGCATGATGCAGTCGCTGTCGGGGGCGGCGGTCGCCGGGCCGGGCTTCGATTACAAGGTCAAAGGTGAACTGAGCGCTGCGCCGTTGCTGGACTGCTTTGTGGCCGCCGCCGGTTTCACCGAAAACCTGGGGCTGGATGTCCCTGATGCCGTGTCGCAGATGAGCTTCTCGGATCAGGACCCGGACCGGTTCTTCTTTGAGGCCTTGAGCCTGTTCTGGAAGGCGTTCGAGGACCATCTGCTGGAGCAGAC
Proteins encoded:
- a CDS encoding UvrD-helicase domain-containing protein, producing the protein MIGRGLSRMQAQHVPSWRQGHADGFLNGHAEGMDEGYAEGRLDGIEEGRRVLVIRDTRPGEHRGPRVDDHLFDDWRLPLTNELKKRIKADVAQKLPSHAQPTAAQWKMIFSDTPSTYVIAGAGAGKSTSLVLRVLLLNHYLGFELDSMTVVTFTRESRKDFINKLIEIMGLWGHDLSLRQARAVVRTFHSRILPLVRSLPGFEQLQAFENLSSQNANLSGGDLFGNTLLDDGADSNPFDLRINDAQRQQMNLCYRDLYAANPRFREVMAPLYRHSLQLKELDRDHPDVQKRITVMGLSSKRDEELCDVIEDLWIRAGAWPIQGVEPMRQTVEVSGLTFHVHGYAAELDAWIVLGFDPSEDQHLRRPDAKLPVWAEWVIKRTLFQAFCRKPVIWLENYEASRGMMQSLSGAAVAGPGFDYKVKGELSAAPLLDCFVAAAGFTENLGLDVPDAVSQMSFSDQDPDRFFFEALSLFWKAFEDHLLEQTPPVMTYNRMFSLFGENSPENLKLVNDEGLRPLSHLMIDEFQDVSPQIVSWIRASLREIRSRGPALHVGRGAQRSSLLCVGDDWQSIYGWRGSSPKFFMEFPKEFPSPSTTKVMLSDNFRSHQHIIDAAEHIVRAAPAISGKKARASGPVQELLPVNVFDRDDDQLVASLIEHYNAGHSVLLLYRKGSERSKLPEALQSVMNTDYALPPGERRLKQLTYHSSKGLQADAVFLLGDCQHLTQSPYKNQVYQMAGLGKEGDLEAFDNAQKDEVLRLAYVAITRAVRHCYWFIDAAGNDDAAVPKASSRIAGDKAFFEDRRGAMRSDEATV